From the genome of Thermococcus chitonophagus, one region includes:
- a CDS encoding DUF257 family protein: protein MNIGEYLKGIKPGEIVLVEHSSLSPYPEVLYEICKDRWDKVILTDFLDSGVHVLRHLKYSGKNIPIDKIKRIKVGGYSKWGRVILDMDPYKDPVVLMINFFKTLVATYKEVDKAIAIVLNHEKLLARYEYDPYLLNEVLAVPTTLIGNPLRTAFVFMNYELTEKRYLALFEEIATRIIRVDDSGIAKVVKSIDLSEEGRELKVIP from the coding sequence ATGAATATTGGAGAATATCTAAAGGGAATAAAACCTGGAGAAATAGTTTTAGTAGAACATTCCTCATTATCCCCATACCCAGAGGTGCTCTATGAAATTTGCAAAGATAGGTGGGACAAAGTTATACTTACAGATTTCCTAGATTCTGGAGTTCACGTTCTCAGACATTTAAAGTATTCAGGAAAGAATATTCCAATAGATAAGATAAAGCGAATAAAAGTTGGAGGGTACTCAAAGTGGGGTAGAGTGATACTTGATATGGATCCCTATAAGGACCCAGTTGTTCTCATGATAAACTTCTTCAAAACATTAGTTGCAACGTATAAAGAGGTTGATAAGGCAATTGCAATAGTACTAAACCATGAAAAGCTTCTGGCAAGATATGAGTATGATCCATACCTCCTTAACGAAGTCTTAGCTGTCCCAACGACCCTTATAGGAAATCCTCTAAGGACGGCATTTGTTTTTATGAATTATGAGCTGACCGAAAAAAGATACCTAGCACTCTTTGAAGAGATAGCAACAAGAATCATCAGGGTCGATGATTCTGGAATAGCTAAGGTTGTAAAATCAATTGACCTGAGCGAAGAAGGGAGAGAGCTTAAGGTGATACCATGA
- a CDS encoding chorismate mutase has translation MVRFSCLNCFILSFNPRPGIGDATPISLAGDGGMARIKSLREQIDEIDREIIALLERRLEIARQIGEIKKSLGLPIEDKSREEEVLRRAGKFRPIFEKILEVSKDVQRL, from the coding sequence TTGGTTAGGTTTAGCTGTCTAAACTGTTTTATACTTTCATTCAATCCTAGGCCGGGGATAGGTGATGCCACGCCAATATCTTTAGCTGGAGATGGCGGAATGGCAAGGATAAAATCATTAAGAGAGCAGATAGATGAAATAGACAGGGAGATAATAGCTCTTCTTGAGAGGAGATTAGAGATAGCAAGGCAGATTGGGGAAATAAAGAAGTCGCTGGGCCTCCCAATAGAGGACAAGTCTAGGGAAGAGGAAGTTCTTAGGAGGGCCGGCAAGTTTAGACCAATTTTTGAGAAAATTTTGGAGGTGAGTAAGGATGTTCAACGTTTATGA
- a CDS encoding BMP family lipoprotein — MKKVALLIVGLFLVAIVSGCIGGGTTTTGGPTTTEKATSAQAQEQTQTQQAKKIKVAVLFDVGGRGDLSFNDMAYLGAERAKKELGVEIEYMTPKSTSDMTYLLAQLAQSKEYDLIVLIGFLWTDPLNKVADKYPEQKFALIDSTTGKVRPNEVDILFREQEVAALMGVIASGMAYELGGDTIGAVAGMDIPPLWKFHIGYLFGAKYFEKKTGKPVKLLWQYTGTFTDTQVGYNTAMQLLQQGAKVLYGLAGLTHVGMFNAVIDWNEEGKGKALAMGQDASQEWYAPKYIPISGAKRVDVAVYDAIKMVVDGTWKGGIVTLGLKENGVGYWDLDGVKQFAELAYQAGKLKGMTPDEVVKIVKEQRERYIKPYVWDIVNELAEKIKSGEIVFKTPKTHEEYEKIIEELQKGNLSAALEKGSVG, encoded by the coding sequence ATGAAGAAAGTGGCCCTATTGATTGTTGGCCTCTTCCTCGTTGCAATAGTTAGTGGGTGCATTGGAGGAGGAACAACTACTACTGGAGGCCCAACGACAACTGAAAAGGCCACATCGGCTCAGGCTCAGGAACAAACCCAAACTCAACAGGCAAAAAAGATAAAGGTAGCGGTCCTTTTTGATGTGGGAGGTAGGGGAGATCTGAGTTTCAACGACATGGCTTATCTAGGGGCTGAAAGGGCAAAGAAGGAGCTTGGTGTTGAAATAGAGTACATGACTCCAAAATCTACAAGCGATATGACATATCTCCTAGCTCAGCTTGCTCAGAGTAAGGAGTACGATCTCATAGTTCTCATAGGATTTCTCTGGACTGATCCTTTGAATAAGGTAGCCGACAAGTACCCAGAGCAGAAGTTTGCGCTTATAGACTCGACAACCGGAAAGGTAAGGCCAAATGAGGTTGATATACTCTTTAGGGAGCAAGAGGTCGCAGCTCTTATGGGTGTCATTGCCTCTGGAATGGCCTACGAGCTTGGCGGTGACACCATTGGTGCAGTAGCTGGAATGGATATTCCTCCACTCTGGAAGTTCCACATTGGCTACCTCTTCGGTGCGAAGTACTTTGAAAAGAAGACTGGTAAGCCGGTTAAGTTGCTCTGGCAGTACACCGGAACGTTTACTGACACTCAAGTCGGTTACAACACCGCAATGCAACTCCTCCAGCAGGGTGCAAAGGTTCTCTACGGATTAGCTGGTTTAACTCACGTAGGAATGTTCAATGCTGTAATTGACTGGAACGAAGAAGGGAAGGGTAAGGCCCTTGCCATGGGTCAGGATGCAAGTCAGGAGTGGTATGCACCGAAGTACATTCCGATAAGCGGTGCAAAGAGGGTTGACGTTGCAGTGTACGATGCTATAAAGATGGTGGTCGATGGAACTTGGAAGGGCGGAATAGTAACTCTCGGCCTTAAGGAGAATGGTGTTGGTTACTGGGATCTTGACGGAGTTAAGCAGTTTGCAGAGTTAGCCTATCAGGCGGGCAAGCTCAAGGGCATGACCCCAGACGAGGTAGTAAAGATTGTCAAAGAGCAGAGGGAGAGGTATATAAAGCCCTATGTTTGGGATATCGTCAACGAGCTTGCTGAGAAGATAAAGAGCGGCGAAATAGTCTTCAAGACTCCAAAGACCCACGAGGAGTATGAAAAGATAATTGAGGAGCTCCAGAAAGGCAACCTTAGTGCAGCACTTGAGAAGGGTTCAGTTGGCTGA
- a CDS encoding pyridoxal phosphate-dependent aminotransferase, whose product MFNVYDLFNRINQVKPRIRLDVGQPDIPVAEEIIEEAVKSLRSGETRYVSTLGLDELRERIAEVEGVSKDEVIVGPGAKILIAAEIAMAKKIAVIAPYWNAYLLMANQFGKEVEVVETRLEDSWVPQLDGVDADLLIINYPNNPTGRVLSRRELKALLDVAEDKGMKVLSDEIYAEISFKQFTPARELYDNVVTVKGFSKLYSMTGFRLGYAIADREEVLKIKRFIESTVTCVPPFVQRAGIKALELRERLMDEVTKEYEKRAKLASKILKGLDFHEPEGAFYLFLRVPIDGMEFVERLLRRSVSAFPGKAFGNYDNFIRISLTSDKLEEGLKIIREEAECASE is encoded by the coding sequence ATGTTCAACGTTTATGACCTCTTCAATAGAATTAACCAGGTAAAGCCCAGGATAAGACTTGACGTTGGCCAGCCCGATATACCGGTTGCTGAGGAGATCATCGAGGAGGCCGTAAAATCCCTGAGGAGTGGAGAGACAAGGTACGTAAGTACATTGGGGTTGGATGAACTTAGAGAGAGGATAGCTGAAGTTGAAGGCGTCTCTAAGGATGAGGTTATAGTAGGCCCTGGGGCCAAGATACTGATAGCTGCTGAGATTGCAATGGCTAAGAAAATAGCAGTAATAGCTCCCTACTGGAATGCCTACCTCCTGATGGCAAACCAGTTTGGTAAAGAAGTAGAAGTAGTGGAGACAAGACTCGAGGACTCTTGGGTTCCTCAGCTTGACGGTGTTGATGCTGACCTTCTCATAATAAACTACCCCAACAATCCAACCGGGAGAGTTCTCTCGAGAAGGGAGCTGAAGGCTCTCTTGGATGTTGCAGAGGATAAAGGCATGAAAGTGCTGTCGGACGAGATATATGCCGAGATCTCATTCAAGCAGTTCACACCTGCAAGGGAGCTTTACGATAACGTAGTAACTGTAAAGGGGTTCTCAAAGCTCTACTCGATGACGGGCTTTAGACTTGGCTACGCGATAGCTGACAGAGAAGAGGTTTTGAAGATAAAGAGGTTCATAGAATCCACAGTAACGTGCGTTCCTCCCTTCGTCCAGCGGGCGGGTATTAAGGCCCTGGAACTTAGGGAGAGGCTCATGGATGAAGTCACCAAGGAGTACGAGAAAAGGGCTAAGCTCGCGTCGAAAATCCTTAAAGGGCTTGACTTTCACGAGCCTGAAGGTGCGTTCTATCTCTTCCTAAGGGTTCCCATTGATGGAATGGAGTTCGTTGAGAGGCTCCTAAGGAGGAGCGTCTCTGCATTCCCTGGGAAGGCCTTTGGAAACTATGACAACTTCATACGGATCTCCCTCACGAGTGACAAGCTTGAAGAGGGTCTCAAGATAATTAGGGAGGAGGCAGAATGCGCATCGGAGTGA
- the aroA gene encoding 3-phosphoshikimate 1-carboxyvinyltransferase, producing the protein MLKIVPIAEVNGEIRAPPSKSYTHRAYFLSLLAERESRIIDPLISDDTLATIDAVRAFGAELQNDTVIPPDELKSNYFFVRESGTTARITIALATLAHGKSVVDGRGRLRKRPMDDLVLALQHLGSKIHGIKLPIIIEGGQIKGGKVKINASKSSQFVTALLLLGSKTGLEVEVTNPVSWPYVEMTLKTMNSFGVKYEREGLRFVVYPGVKGASYEVPGDYSSASFFLVAGALFGRVKVENLLRDDVQADMAILRILRETGAKVKVGKRYVEVRTQELRPINVDCSQFPDLFPILAVLASYAPGKSVIRGRQLRLKESDRVHAMAVNLARAGIKVKELKDGLEIHGGRPKGVVVEDFNDHRIAMAMTILALGAEGITVIKNERVVNKSYPNFFDDLRRLLQ; encoded by the coding sequence ATGCTGAAAATTGTTCCAATTGCAGAAGTCAATGGTGAAATAAGGGCCCCGCCTTCAAAGAGCTACACCCACAGGGCATACTTTCTCTCTCTATTAGCTGAAAGAGAGAGTAGGATTATTGATCCTCTAATATCTGATGATACTCTCGCGACGATTGATGCGGTACGGGCCTTTGGGGCGGAGCTTCAAAATGACACTGTTATTCCCCCTGACGAGCTTAAGTCGAACTACTTTTTCGTCAGAGAATCTGGAACCACGGCCAGAATAACAATAGCCTTGGCGACCTTAGCGCATGGAAAGAGCGTTGTAGATGGGAGAGGGAGGTTAAGAAAGAGACCCATGGACGATCTTGTCTTGGCTCTTCAGCACCTTGGATCCAAAATTCATGGGATAAAATTACCGATTATAATTGAAGGCGGGCAGATTAAAGGTGGTAAAGTCAAGATAAATGCTTCAAAGTCTTCTCAGTTTGTAACTGCCCTTCTATTGTTGGGATCGAAGACGGGGCTTGAGGTAGAGGTTACCAACCCCGTCTCTTGGCCTTACGTTGAGATGACACTTAAGACGATGAATTCTTTTGGTGTCAAATATGAGCGTGAAGGACTGAGGTTTGTCGTATATCCTGGGGTTAAAGGAGCAAGTTATGAGGTTCCTGGGGATTATTCCTCTGCTTCATTTTTTCTTGTAGCGGGGGCTCTGTTTGGTAGGGTAAAAGTTGAGAATCTTCTCCGAGATGATGTTCAGGCGGATATGGCTATATTAAGGATCCTAAGGGAAACAGGGGCAAAAGTCAAAGTTGGAAAAAGGTACGTTGAAGTTAGGACCCAGGAACTTAGGCCAATCAATGTTGATTGCTCCCAATTCCCGGACTTATTCCCCATATTAGCAGTTTTAGCGTCCTATGCTCCGGGTAAAAGCGTTATAAGGGGGAGACAACTGAGGCTTAAGGAGAGCGATAGGGTTCACGCCATGGCGGTTAACCTTGCGAGGGCTGGGATAAAGGTGAAGGAGCTGAAGGATGGCCTAGAAATTCACGGTGGAAGGCCTAAGGGAGTTGTAGTTGAAGATTTCAACGATCACAGAATAGCTATGGCAATGACTATTCTAGCCCTGGGTGCTGAAGGGATTACGGTGATAAAGAATGAGAGAGTTGTAAACAAATCATATCCGAACTTTTTCGATGATTTAAGGAGGTTGCTTCAATGA
- a CDS encoding ABC transporter permease gives MAFATGAIVLAVLGFNPGEVYRVLFKYGYSNMNYLLGKSAPYIMTGLAFSIPAIAGVFNIGGESQLYVGAFLGLLTAYYTGNPLLALIVGAVAGAALGLFIAILRVYRGINEVITAIMVNWIFYYLLAYLIAGKFYNPQYSHESIPVPPGARISSMVTFVIAVFVALIYYYLLYFTDLGYRLRVSGLSPASARYAGFDPSRSVLTSMTLAGAAAGLGGALLVLGITYSIDDTLTAVYGIGFMGIGIGLLGRNHPIGIILSSMFMSGLVIGGQWVELKTGAPPELADTLIGVIVIALAIPYAYSMLIRKLRREAQ, from the coding sequence ATGGCTTTTGCAACTGGTGCAATAGTGTTAGCAGTCTTGGGCTTTAATCCTGGGGAAGTCTATAGGGTGCTTTTTAAGTATGGCTACAGTAACATGAACTATCTCTTGGGTAAGAGTGCCCCATATATAATGACGGGCTTAGCTTTTTCAATTCCAGCCATTGCCGGAGTTTTTAACATAGGTGGGGAGAGCCAGCTGTACGTTGGAGCTTTCCTGGGATTATTAACGGCCTATTATACTGGGAATCCATTGCTTGCATTGATAGTAGGTGCCGTGGCTGGAGCCGCTTTAGGCCTCTTTATAGCCATACTTAGGGTTTATAGAGGAATAAACGAGGTAATAACGGCGATAATGGTTAACTGGATATTCTATTATCTCTTGGCTTATCTAATTGCTGGAAAATTCTATAACCCCCAGTACTCTCATGAATCCATTCCAGTGCCTCCAGGGGCTAGGATCTCCTCTATGGTGACCTTTGTAATAGCAGTTTTCGTAGCTTTGATCTACTACTATCTCTTGTATTTCACAGACCTGGGATACAGACTGAGAGTATCTGGTCTTTCTCCAGCTTCAGCTAGATACGCTGGTTTTGATCCTTCCCGCTCAGTATTAACATCAATGACCCTTGCGGGTGCTGCAGCTGGTTTAGGAGGCGCGCTCCTTGTGCTCGGGATAACATATAGTATTGATGATACACTAACGGCTGTGTATGGGATAGGCTTCATGGGAATAGGAATAGGACTGCTCGGTAGGAATCATCCAATTGGAATAATTTTATCATCGATGTTCATGTCTGGCCTCGTGATAGGTGGACAGTGGGTAGAGCTTAAGACCGGCGCTCCTCCGGAGCTTGCGGATACTTTGATAGGCGTTATAGTGATAGCCTTAGCGATTCCTTATGCATATTCAATGCTCATCAGAAAGCTCAGGAGGGAAGCCCAATGA
- the aroC gene encoding chorismate synthase, whose protein sequence is MKGKLLSFTLFGESHGRAVGVLIEGMPPGIKISVDEMKKELERRKGIARFSTKRREPDEPIILSGVFRDYTTGTPIAVIVENKDVDSSYYEEIKNTPRPGHADYPARIKYFGYNDYRGGGYFSGRLTIGIVIAGYFAKKILERYGIKVRAYLKRIGKVEAREISIEEVFSSRNPYCPDEEAFEKMIEEMEEARKKGDSVGGVVEVVAINVPPGLGGPHDEDIEADLASAFFRIPAVKGVEFGLGFKFAEKRGSEVNDPFVIRDGKVVTETNNHGGVLGGITTGMPIVARVAFKPTPSIYLPQRTVDLERMEEIEIKLRGRFDSCIVPKALPVVEGMMAFVIADHLLRRKAWEDFVG, encoded by the coding sequence ATGAAGGGAAAGCTGTTGAGCTTTACCCTCTTTGGTGAGAGCCACGGTAGGGCAGTAGGGGTGTTGATAGAGGGGATGCCCCCAGGGATTAAAATCAGCGTTGATGAAATGAAAAAAGAGCTCGAGAGGAGAAAGGGCATAGCGAGGTTCTCAACAAAGAGAAGAGAGCCTGATGAGCCGATAATTTTGTCGGGAGTGTTCAGGGACTACACCACCGGAACGCCGATTGCTGTAATCGTCGAGAATAAAGACGTTGATTCTTCATATTATGAGGAGATAAAGAACACGCCAAGGCCAGGGCATGCCGACTATCCCGCTAGGATAAAGTACTTCGGCTACAACGACTACAGGGGAGGGGGATACTTCTCTGGAAGACTCACCATCGGCATCGTAATCGCTGGGTATTTCGCCAAGAAAATTCTCGAAAGGTATGGGATAAAGGTGAGGGCCTACCTAAAGAGAATCGGTAAAGTTGAGGCAAGAGAGATAAGCATTGAGGAAGTTTTCTCTTCAAGGAATCCTTACTGTCCTGATGAGGAGGCATTTGAAAAAATGATTGAGGAAATGGAAGAGGCTAGAAAAAAGGGAGATAGCGTTGGTGGTGTTGTTGAAGTAGTGGCAATAAACGTTCCTCCCGGCCTGGGTGGGCCCCACGATGAAGATATTGAAGCAGATCTCGCATCGGCATTCTTTAGGATTCCCGCAGTTAAGGGGGTTGAATTTGGCTTGGGATTCAAATTTGCGGAAAAGAGGGGGAGTGAGGTGAATGATCCCTTCGTCATTAGGGATGGAAAAGTAGTTACCGAAACAAACAATCATGGTGGAGTTTTGGGGGGAATAACCACGGGCATGCCAATAGTTGCAAGGGTAGCCTTCAAGCCTACCCCTTCCATATACCTTCCTCAGAGAACCGTAGACCTCGAAAGGATGGAAGAGATCGAGATTAAGCTTAGGGGCAGGTTTGACTCGTGCATAGTTCCAAAGGCCCTTCCAGTGGTAGAGGGCATGATGGCCTTTGTTATAGCAGATCACCTTCTGAGGAGGAAAGCCTGGGAGGATTTCGTTGGTTAG
- a CDS encoding ABC transporter permease, with product MIGDILNILSNTLFSMVPLTLAAVGEIITEKSGVVNIGLEGIFMLSAFTSTVVTFYTGNPYLGLLVGLLVGALSGVLHGVISVYLKGDQIIAGVGFNSLAYGISLLSLVALWHSHGSSPRVSKIVTFTVGDFSISPLTFVAFLVGILAWWWLEKTPSGLKLRACGEDPKAAEAMGVNVYRTRFYATVIGGALTGLGGAYLVVGWIGQFTKFISAGRGFIALANVAFSNWNPLMAIVGGLVFGFFDALSIYIPIKIQEVTGRVITAESNLFRTIPYIATLIIVAIIMKKVKTPRALGKPYIKE from the coding sequence ATGATTGGGGACATTCTTAACATACTCTCCAACACGCTGTTCTCCATGGTTCCACTAACGCTGGCTGCAGTGGGTGAGATAATAACAGAGAAATCTGGGGTTGTTAACATAGGTCTTGAGGGAATATTCATGCTTTCGGCATTCACATCAACTGTGGTAACTTTCTACACCGGCAATCCTTACCTCGGCCTGCTCGTTGGTTTGTTGGTGGGAGCTCTTTCAGGGGTTCTGCATGGTGTCATAAGCGTCTACCTGAAGGGTGACCAAATAATTGCTGGTGTTGGTTTCAATTCTTTGGCCTATGGAATAAGTCTCCTGTCATTAGTGGCCCTATGGCATAGTCATGGCTCCTCACCTAGGGTAAGCAAGATAGTAACGTTCACAGTCGGTGATTTCTCGATATCCCCCCTAACATTTGTGGCGTTCCTAGTGGGAATTTTGGCATGGTGGTGGCTCGAAAAAACTCCAAGCGGTTTAAAGCTTAGGGCCTGCGGTGAAGATCCTAAGGCAGCGGAAGCCATGGGTGTTAATGTATACAGAACAAGGTTCTATGCTACGGTAATCGGAGGGGCATTGACTGGACTTGGTGGGGCTTACTTAGTCGTCGGCTGGATTGGTCAGTTTACGAAGTTTATATCCGCTGGAAGGGGCTTTATAGCCTTGGCAAACGTTGCCTTCAGCAACTGGAATCCGCTTATGGCCATAGTTGGCGGGCTGGTATTTGGCTTCTTTGACGCGCTCTCAATCTACATACCAATAAAGATCCAAGAAGTTACCGGTAGAGTTATTACGGCGGAATCAAACCTCTTCAGAACGATCCCCTACATTGCAACCCTAATCATAGTGGCAATAATAATGAAGAAAGTTAAGACGCCGAGGGCCCTTGGAAAGCCATACATCAAGGAGTGA
- a CDS encoding DUF257 family protein: MRLGEFLENINEGIVLLEYEPTDHPERTFHNLLEQFSKKDITPVIVDIKDTLQVFVQQLKLQGLQVNTEKLRVIKEGGRVIIGEIIGKIDEFEDFSHHMGKYWEVYKNIPEKNRKVVIVLGLHKFLDQINPKISKIEAYFEIIGRRHLQEPGRLAVLFVNIEASSHYFLKSLEELSDYVLRIDKNQEVKIIASPGGA; encoded by the coding sequence ATGAGACTTGGGGAATTCCTTGAAAACATTAATGAGGGGATAGTGCTCCTGGAATATGAACCAACTGATCATCCTGAAAGAACATTTCATAACCTCTTAGAACAATTTAGTAAAAAAGATATAACTCCAGTCATTGTTGATATAAAGGATACCCTTCAGGTATTTGTCCAGCAACTGAAATTACAGGGACTCCAAGTAAATACTGAAAAGCTTAGGGTAATAAAAGAAGGGGGAAGAGTAATAATTGGCGAGATAATTGGAAAAATTGATGAGTTTGAAGACTTCAGCCATCATATGGGCAAGTATTGGGAAGTTTACAAGAATATCCCAGAGAAGAACCGTAAGGTAGTCATAGTGTTGGGTCTTCACAAATTCCTAGACCAGATAAACCCCAAAATTTCAAAGATAGAAGCTTATTTTGAAATTATAGGAAGAAGACATCTGCAAGAACCAGGGAGACTTGCAGTACTTTTTGTAAATATAGAGGCATCTTCCCATTATTTCCTCAAAAGCCTTGAAGAACTTTCAGATTATGTGTTAAGGATAGATAAAAATCAAGAAGTCAAAATAATCGCGTCTCCAGGTGGGGCATAA
- a CDS encoding MDR/zinc-dependent alcohol dehydrogenase-like family protein — MRAIVLHEPKRISVEDVEDPTPKDGWIRIKVKRVGICGTDKAFYKGTYVPPKLPLIPGHEIAGIVEEAPGMEHLEGMKVTTEINVNCGECWYCKHGMPTHCPYRETIGISIDGGMAEYVLTKPHLLHSVEDLSWEEGAFVEPLAAVVEMLEMSPIKPSDRVAILGIGTIGLLSAQLIRLITPNVVAIAREDSPKRRIAEKFVDVMTLEEAKEYIKKRTPEGQGFDYVVEATGSTKALDIALDLVRPRGIIAAKSTHGSQVSFNYTLMVVKEVKIIGSRCGPFEKAIDLMRSKMIDVKPLVTSTFKLSDGVKAFEKSFERGEIKVQITP, encoded by the coding sequence ATGAGGGCCATAGTACTGCACGAGCCCAAGAGAATAAGCGTCGAAGATGTCGAAGATCCAACGCCAAAAGATGGATGGATTCGAATAAAAGTAAAGAGAGTAGGAATCTGCGGAACTGACAAAGCGTTTTACAAGGGGACATACGTTCCCCCAAAGCTACCTCTAATCCCAGGACACGAGATCGCAGGGATAGTGGAGGAGGCCCCAGGGATGGAGCATCTTGAAGGGATGAAAGTCACGACCGAGATAAACGTGAACTGCGGGGAGTGCTGGTACTGCAAGCATGGAATGCCCACACACTGCCCGTATAGGGAAACAATAGGAATCAGCATTGATGGGGGAATGGCCGAGTACGTTCTGACGAAGCCCCACCTGCTTCACTCAGTAGAGGATTTATCCTGGGAAGAGGGGGCTTTTGTTGAGCCTCTGGCTGCAGTAGTTGAAATGCTTGAGATGAGCCCAATAAAGCCCTCAGATAGAGTTGCTATTCTCGGGATAGGCACTATAGGACTGCTATCCGCCCAACTTATCAGGCTGATAACTCCCAACGTTGTCGCAATAGCAAGAGAAGATTCGCCAAAGAGAAGGATAGCGGAGAAGTTCGTGGATGTAATGACGCTTGAGGAGGCGAAAGAGTACATAAAAAAGAGGACACCTGAAGGACAGGGGTTTGATTACGTTGTAGAGGCTACAGGAAGTACAAAAGCACTAGACATTGCCCTAGATCTGGTAAGACCTAGGGGGATTATTGCCGCGAAATCAACCCATGGCAGTCAAGTCAGCTTCAACTACACCCTCATGGTTGTCAAAGAAGTAAAAATCATTGGTAGCAGATGCGGGCCTTTCGAAAAAGCCATTGACCTAATGAGATCAAAAATGATAGATGTTAAGCCCCTAGTAACCTCAACTTTCAAGCTGAGTGATGGTGTTAAAGCCTTTGAAAAAAGTTTTGAAAGGGGAGAAATAAAAGTCCAGATCACTCCTTGA
- a CDS encoding ABC transporter ATP-binding protein — MHAVEMLGIVKVYPDGVVALKGVNLTVEQGEIHGLLGENGAGKSTLMRILYGEIKPTRGTIKIFGEEVNFSGPWDAIRKGIAMVYQHFTLVPTFTVLENLYLAMLSLNPRVTINEVEKMAREKMKELNFEVPLNEIVEELPVGVQQRVEILKALLSNAKILILDEPTSVLTPLETEDLFRTLRKLKESGITVIFITHKLREVKEITDRVTVLRRGEVVGVVETSKVSEKDLARMMVQRDVIMEIRKSPGTPGEPLLKVDDLWVRDDRGLEAVKGVSFDVRAGEILGIAGVQGNGQRELAEALAGIRSAEKGKIFLLGKDVTSLNAQERYKLGLAYVPDSRKVGLVYDMNITENVILTNLDAVTSSRRILWGKASSLAKKVVEEFEALVPSLSTPVKHLSGGNQQKIMVGREIVREPKVFIVSEPTQGLDVGATEFIRKTILRLRNEGKAVLLISTDLDEIIQLSDRIAVIYEGRIMAIGKSEEFSLERLGLLMGGVKGEA, encoded by the coding sequence ATGCATGCCGTGGAGATGCTTGGTATCGTTAAAGTTTACCCTGATGGCGTTGTTGCTCTAAAGGGCGTTAACTTAACTGTAGAGCAGGGAGAAATCCATGGCCTTCTTGGAGAGAACGGGGCGGGCAAATCTACGCTTATGAGGATTCTCTATGGGGAAATAAAGCCCACAAGGGGCACTATAAAAATATTCGGTGAGGAAGTTAACTTTAGTGGACCTTGGGATGCCATAAGGAAAGGCATAGCGATGGTTTATCAGCACTTCACACTTGTTCCAACTTTTACTGTCCTGGAAAACTTGTATTTGGCCATGCTCTCTCTAAATCCGAGGGTTACAATAAATGAAGTGGAAAAAATGGCGAGGGAAAAGATGAAGGAGCTTAACTTTGAAGTCCCACTCAATGAAATCGTTGAAGAACTCCCCGTTGGCGTTCAGCAGAGAGTTGAAATACTTAAGGCTCTACTTTCAAATGCGAAGATTCTTATCCTAGACGAGCCAACTTCAGTCCTGACACCTCTAGAGACTGAAGACCTTTTTAGGACACTAAGGAAGTTAAAGGAGAGTGGTATAACTGTAATTTTCATTACTCACAAGCTCCGGGAAGTCAAGGAAATCACGGACAGAGTGACAGTTCTGAGGAGGGGAGAAGTTGTTGGAGTTGTTGAGACATCTAAAGTTTCAGAGAAAGACTTGGCAAGGATGATGGTTCAGAGAGACGTCATCATGGAAATTAGGAAGTCCCCAGGAACCCCAGGTGAGCCCCTGCTTAAGGTAGATGACCTTTGGGTTAGGGACGACAGGGGGCTGGAGGCAGTAAAAGGGGTTTCATTTGACGTCAGGGCTGGGGAAATTTTAGGAATTGCAGGAGTTCAAGGGAACGGGCAGAGAGAGCTAGCTGAGGCCTTGGCTGGAATAAGGAGTGCAGAAAAAGGGAAGATCTTCCTGTTGGGAAAGGATGTTACCTCACTTAACGCTCAAGAGAGATATAAGTTGGGCCTTGCCTATGTTCCGGATTCAAGGAAAGTAGGTCTAGTCTACGACATGAACATTACGGAGAATGTTATCCTGACTAACCTAGATGCTGTGACATCCTCTAGGAGGATACTGTGGGGAAAGGCATCATCCTTAGCTAAAAAGGTTGTTGAAGAATTCGAGGCCTTGGTTCCATCGTTATCAACCCCAGTGAAGCATCTCAGCGGAGGTAATCAGCAGAAGATCATGGTTGGTAGGGAGATCGTTAGGGAGCCAAAGGTGTTCATAGTTTCCGAGCCCACTCAGGGGCTTGACGTAGGTGCCACGGAGTTCATTAGGAAAACGATACTTAGGCTCAGAAATGAGGGGAAGGCTGTTCTGTTAATCTCGACGGATTTAGATGAAATAATTCAGCTGAGCGATAGGATAGCCGTGATTTACGAGGGGAGAATAATGGCAATTGGAAAGAGCGAAGAGTTCTCTCTGGAGAGGCTTGGACTACTTATGGGTGGTGTCAAGGGTGAAGCGTGA